The nucleotide window TAATTTTGTGATAATGCCCAATCATGTTCATATGATTATTGAAATTGATAAGAAGAAATTAACGGTAGGGACAGGTCGCGACCTGTCCGTACATTTGTTGGAAGGCGACCTGTCCGTACATTTGTTGGAAGGCGATCAGTCCGTGCACCTGTTGGAAGGTAATCTGTCCGTACAGGATAAAAAAATAAAAATAAAATCATTGTCAAGTTTGATGGGAGCCTTTAAAACAACATCGTCAAAAATGATTCATCAGGTTGGTTTTGCAGATTTTGCCTGGCAACGATCTTTTCATGATCATATTATTCGAAATGAGCGATCTTATTAAAATATAAGTAATTACATTGACTCGAATCCTGAAAAATGGGTGGTAGATACTTTTTTTGAAAATCATTAAAACAATTCCAATTGTGTGGGTTGAGGTTCTTTTGGTATTTCGGCTTTGCCCCAAAAATTTTGGATATTGCCGAATTGTTTGTCGGTAATGCGTAAAACGCTTACTTTTCCTAACGGAGGTAAAAGTTTATGAATACGTTTTTCATGTACATCGGCACTTTCTGCACTGGCACAATGACGCACATAAACGGAATATTGCATCATGGAGAACCCATCTTTAAGCAAATTGTTTCGAAATCCCGAAGCGTTTCTTCGGTCTTTTTTGGTTTCCGTCGGTAAATCAAAAAATACAAATAGCCACATAATCCGATAGGCATTTAGCTCCATAATTTTGGATATTTAATCTTTTTTCGTTCGCCTGTATAACATTGTTGCAAGGAACTAGCCGTTTTTTGTAAAGCCACCATCAGCGGACTTTTCTCCTCTTTGAAGTA belongs to Flavobacterium aquiphilum and includes:
- the cas2 gene encoding CRISPR-associated endonuclease Cas2 → MELNAYRIMWLFVFFDLPTETKKDRRNASGFRNNLLKDGFSMMQYSVYVRHCASAESADVHEKRIHKLLPPLGKVSVLRITDKQFGNIQNFWGKAEIPKEPQPTQLELF
- a CDS encoding transposase — translated: MPNHVHMIIEIDKKKLTVGTGRDLSVHLLEGDLSVHLLEGDQSVHLLEGNLSVQDKKIKIKSLSSLMGAFKTTSSKMIHQVGFADFAWQRSFHDHIIRNERSY